In a single window of the Roseiconus lacunae genome:
- a CDS encoding mucoidy inhibitor MuiA family protein: protein MRVTRSCKQRLFEIRNHAHMHRAGRLVRWIATVVIIVAVDFPVADAQPSVIDHDAIDVASSIESVTVFRQEANVIREIQVAPSTSMQTLRVSGLPQAMRIHSIRCEPSPTINVRSVRVLSHVEVRDRKQEEQQNASIAQTQQAIEEAQQNVAAIERDLMTIENLVQFSAKQANHDLRQATLDAESITEIADFVMQRRRALAKELLKAQHALRAKQQELEGIIAEISEETDSDTEQTFDAIIRVDATEGGPLRLSYWVDDVSWQPSYTIRATSNVDVEDEIMIQLDGHVSQSSGEDWKGVKLVLCTGVPDVKADGPVLAPLRVTVDGASSKFDSPGLGGDQSIPAWVDPGEWQTNLRLNADASTKQVQEINQPASVQRDLASDAGQNVSDETYVIEREVDVPHRAIKQSVTVLQSTVKGDIYRVVVPLLSSFAYREVEVENRSGENLVGGDAMVFLDGRFVGRTTVPPTAAGGELLLGFGADRQVRTRRELLERTVEPKGGNRLTTLKYRLVISNFHDQAVDVHLFDRLPISDSETAIDLIADETSLGTLSDDAKYLRLVRPTGILRWDLQVPAKRFGSDAYDHHYQFTIEMDRTKTITGTDLQRQINQDLQFQRFNGGGMGGGMGGAGGGGAR, encoded by the coding sequence ATGCGGGTAACCCGATCGTGTAAACAGAGATTGTTCGAGATCCGTAACCATGCCCACATGCATCGTGCCGGAAGATTGGTTCGGTGGATCGCAACCGTTGTAATCATCGTCGCGGTCGACTTTCCGGTCGCGGATGCTCAACCGTCGGTGATCGATCACGATGCCATTGATGTCGCCAGTTCGATCGAATCCGTCACGGTCTTTCGGCAGGAAGCAAACGTCATTCGCGAGATTCAAGTCGCCCCGTCCACTTCGATGCAGACCCTGCGGGTCAGCGGCCTGCCGCAAGCAATGCGGATACATTCCATCCGCTGCGAACCAAGTCCGACCATCAATGTCCGATCGGTGCGCGTGCTTTCGCATGTGGAAGTCCGCGATCGGAAACAGGAGGAACAGCAAAACGCATCGATCGCACAGACACAGCAGGCGATCGAGGAAGCTCAGCAAAACGTCGCGGCGATTGAGCGGGACTTGATGACGATCGAAAACTTGGTGCAGTTTTCGGCCAAACAAGCAAATCATGACCTCCGCCAAGCAACGTTGGATGCCGAATCGATTACCGAAATAGCGGATTTCGTGATGCAGCGGCGACGCGCGCTCGCGAAGGAGTTGTTGAAGGCACAGCATGCATTGCGTGCAAAGCAACAGGAGCTTGAAGGGATAATCGCGGAGATCTCGGAAGAGACTGATTCGGATACCGAGCAGACATTTGACGCGATCATCCGAGTGGATGCAACGGAGGGCGGGCCGTTACGACTGAGCTACTGGGTGGATGACGTTTCTTGGCAACCGAGCTATACGATTCGCGCCACATCGAATGTTGATGTTGAAGACGAAATTATGATTCAACTTGACGGTCACGTTTCCCAGAGTAGCGGTGAGGACTGGAAGGGCGTCAAGTTGGTACTTTGCACCGGCGTGCCAGACGTCAAAGCGGACGGTCCGGTCCTGGCACCGTTGCGTGTCACAGTCGATGGTGCGAGTTCAAAATTCGATTCACCAGGATTGGGAGGCGATCAATCGATTCCCGCATGGGTTGATCCTGGCGAATGGCAAACCAACTTGCGACTCAATGCCGACGCGTCGACCAAGCAGGTTCAGGAGATCAATCAACCTGCATCGGTGCAACGTGATCTTGCGAGTGACGCAGGGCAAAACGTCTCCGATGAAACCTACGTGATTGAGCGTGAAGTAGACGTCCCCCATCGAGCGATCAAGCAATCGGTAACGGTTTTGCAATCGACCGTGAAGGGCGACATCTATCGGGTCGTGGTTCCGCTGCTGAGTAGTTTTGCTTATCGCGAAGTTGAGGTCGAAAACCGATCGGGAGAAAACTTAGTCGGCGGCGATGCGATGGTCTTCTTGGATGGTCGGTTTGTTGGCAGGACAACTGTTCCTCCGACGGCCGCCGGTGGCGAGTTGTTACTGGGATTCGGCGCGGATCGGCAAGTCCGCACCCGCCGCGAATTACTCGAACGAACTGTCGAGCCTAAAGGCGGCAATCGCCTGACAACGCTGAAGTATCGCTTGGTGATTTCCAATTTTCACGATCAAGCGGTTGACGTCCATTTGTTCGATCGCTTGCCCATCAGTGACAGCGAAACCGCCATTGATCTGATCGCCGACGAAACGTCACTCGGCACGTTATCCGATGACGCGAAATACCTTCGATTGGTGCGGCCGACAGGGATTCTTCGTTGGGATTTGCAAGTTCCCGCTAAGCGATTCGGTAGCGACGCCTACGACCACCATTATCAATTCACAATCGAAATGGACCGTACGAAGACGATCACAGGAACGGATTTGCAGCGGCAAATCAACCAGGACTTACAATTCCAGCGTTTCAACGGTGGGGGCATGGGGGGTGGGATGGGAGGCGCCGGTGGCGGAGGTGCGCGATGA